Proteins encoded by one window of Myripristis murdjan chromosome 1, fMyrMur1.1, whole genome shotgun sequence:
- the LOC115358501 gene encoding neuroblast differentiation-associated protein AHNAK isoform X1: MLSHRRGRSLSEGLTLEESEQGRLVISSVDDDATANQGLREGDELVGAAINFDELSKDDVLKVLRLMEPYNDKVQVLTRHNLSKSLNNLDRCTKSPGEMLMDSYNRMYNTKIKKFLKDDSVGAEGSLANGLKVNQTVPHSSKHNLKANTELPRLGVDFGVLEKKKGDANGRTLNLPQSIPGLSLPTENGAIQVPGLNVDTRSSQLNGPDLQLSGTLPENLDGNTKAGIKMPSAEVPSVDLKMPKLERPHLEINTPDMGISGDLEGPDVDLEAPNVDIDMSTNMKGPNLNIGSPSGKFRAPGFKMPDVGLSGSKVQDLDCELKTPDLNLSAPNFKGRIDPPDLNAPNVDINMPSSQLNLDVDPPSGKLNMPKFKPFGTLPKKKDLDISADVKTSNLTLKSPKIKGIDAADMDVPKTDLPSGNLKVPSLKNPSIDLSAPKMDISSGELPKFGFSGTLPKGQNVDINTPDLSLKAPKIKGGIDGPDLGPPNAKAKFKAPRFKMPKFDLPTLTVPDVGFGGEGPDIDINTPDVNLKGPKGGLEMPDVDLGSPSAKFKTPHFKMPDLGLSAPKLDGPNFDIKSPDLDISGPKLSGGVSPPDLHMPKADLRTPNLDLNAPNVNLDMPSGKLKTPTLKKPKAELSAPDLDIDAPSGKLRMPEFNLSGKLPKGPDFDMNTDLKAPDLSLKAPKFKGGIDAPDLDLPNVDLKAPKLDINTPDVNIGSPKTKFKMPKLKMPKFSFPSLKGPDIDGSLDRPDLDINTPDVNLKGPKGGLEMPDVDLGSPSAKFKTPNLKMPDWGLSAPKLDGPNFDIKSPDLDISGPKLSGGISPPDLHMPKADIRTPNLDLSAPNVNLDMPSGKLKKPKAELSAPDLDIDAPSGKLKMPEFNLSGKLPKGPDFDMNTDLKAPDLSLKAPKFKGGIDAPDLDLPNVDLKAPKLDINTPDVNIGSPKTKFKMPKLKMPKFSLPSLKGPDIDGSLDRPDLDINTPDVNLKGPKGGLEMPDVDLGSPSAKFKTPNLKMPDWGLSAPKLDGPNFDIKSPDLDISGPKLSGGISPPDLHMPKADLRTPKLDLNAPDVNLDMLSGKLKMPTLKKPKAELSAPDLDIDAPSGKLRMPEFNLSGKLPKGPDFDMNTDLKAPDLSLKAPKFKGGIDAPDLDLPNVDLKAPKLDINTPDVNIGSPKTKFKMPKLKMPKFSLPSLKGPDIDGSLDRPDLDINTPDVNLKGPKGGLEMPDVDLGSPSAKFKTPNLKMPDWGLSAPKLDGPNFDIKSPDLDISGPKLSGGISPPDLHMPKADLRTPKLDLNAPDVNLDMLSGKLKMPTLKKPKAELSAPDLDIDAPSGKLRMPEFNLSGKLPKGPDFDMSTGLKAPDLSLKAPKFKGGIDAPDLDLPNVDLKAPKLDINTPDVNIGSPKTKFKMPKLKMPKISLPSRKGPDIDGPDIDINAPDVNLKGSKAGFEMPDVNFGSPSGKFKKPNLKMPEVGFSSPKLDGPNFDVKTPDLDATMPKLNINTDLKTPDLNLKAPKLKSGINAPDIDLPNMNLTSPKVNMNTPDMNIDSPNTKFKMPKVKMPKIDMSIPKGPSVDIDGDLQGPDLNVPNIDVDRPKGKISMPNLNMPDLSLSGPKAKTPHVNLSAPKLKGPGINLPDLDLPDANFKSPKLDLNAPDVRLPSGKLRAPTLERPKAGISVPDIDINTPSTQMKMPKMSKFGLSGSLPKGEIDTPDLNIKAPNLRGSLDSPDLPAVDLGAPKFDVDVPDVDIGSPSGKFKMPQMPKFGSPSLKGPKLGINGNIEGPDVNFTAPKANAGIRGPDIDMNVPSGKIQGPQTDLDLPDRKFKLPSLKLPQFGSPDVNMTGSDIDFGAPLRAANLDISPPNAKVNMKTPDLNGNIAGPKVTSTNIDLGMPKVDMQSPQLNLKAPELDIDALSQYSYKGLPHKNRLSDVTGMKTPVLDIDANVKLRPTDRKSAKTKARSSFPLVDSDSPKLDLRGLDLTRADLNIDDFTGKDHILRARGSKIDVRAAEIPSVHGEANLKAPIPKFSAPDHFGQSSGISTSGLNIDLRDHKRHRKIPSGDGTNSKPDMARQSADLRLPDFSQHSKPNAYDSADGHYVTVFPKDIQNGENRKYNTLGITDFSSPNIDLEVPDENYLKGSTYFFSNLV; the protein is encoded by the exons ATG CTGTCGCACCGCAGGGGGAGGAGCCTCTCTGAGGGCCTGACGCTGGAGGAGTCAGAGCAGGGCCGATTGGTCATCTCCAGCGTTGATGACGATgccacagccaatcagggaCTCAGGGAAG GGGATGAACTTGTGGGGGCAGCGATTAATTTTGATGAACTGTCAAAAGATGATGTGCTGAAAGTGCTGAGGTTGATGGAGCCATATAACGACAAGGTCCAAGTCCTCACCAGGCATAACCTGAGCAAGAGCCTCAACAATCTGGACAGATGTACCAAGAGTCCAGGGGAG ATGCTGATGGATTCCTACAACAGAATGTACAATACTAAAATCAAGAAGTTCCTCAAGGATGATTCCGTTGGTGCTGAAGGAAGCCTTGCGAATGGCTTGAAAGTCAATCAAACAGTACCACACTCGTCCAAGCACAACCTGAAGGCCAACACCGAATTGCCTCGCCTTGGAGTGGACTTTGGagttctggaaaaaaagaagggagaTGCTAATGGCAGAACTCTAAACCTTCCACAATCTATTCCTGGCTTGAGTCTGCCAACTGAAAATGGAGCAATTCAGGTACCAGGATTGAATGTAGATACTAGAAGTTCACAACTAAATGGCCCAGATCTCCAGCTTTCAGGGACATTACCAGAGAATCTTGACGGCAACACTAAAGCTGGTATAAAAATGCCAAGCGCTGAAGTTCCATCGGTTGATTTGAAAATGCCAAAGCTTGAAAGACCTCATCTTGAAATAAACACTCCTGATATGGGTATTAGTGGAGATCTAGAGGGTCCAGATGTGGACTTGGAAGCACCAAATGTTGACATAGATATGTCAACTAACATGAAAGGACCCAACCTGAACATTGGAAGCCCATCTGGAAAATTCAGAGCACCAGGTTTTAAGATGCCAGACGTAGGTCTGTCTGGATCCAAAGTTCAAGACCTTGACTGTGAGTTAAAAACTCCAGACTTGAATCTCTCGGCTCCTAATTTTAAAGGGCGTATTGATCCCCCAGACCTTAATGCCCCAAATGTTGATATTAATATGCCTTCCAGTCAGTTAAATCTTGATGTAGATCCTCCCTCTGGTAAGCTCAATATGCCAAAATTCAAACCCTTTGGCACATTaccaaagaaaaaagatttgGATATCAGTGCAGATGTAAAAACATCCAACCTAACTCTAAAATCACCAAAGATAAAAGGCATAGATGCTGCTGACATGGATGTACCTAAAACAGACTTGCCCTCAGGTAATCTCAAAGTTCCATCACTGAAGAATCCAAGTATTGATTTGAGTGCTCCTAAAATGGATATCTCCTCTGGTGAACTGCCTAAATTTGGCTTTTCTGGTACGCTGCCAAAAGGACAGAATGTGGACATAAATACACCAGATCTGAGTCTCAAAGCTCCCAAGATAAAGGGTGGGATTGATGGGCCTGACTTGGGCCCACCAAATGCCAAAGCAAAATTCAAAGCACCCAGATTTAAGATGCCCAAATTTGACCTCCCCACCCTGACAGTGCCAGATGTTGGCTTTGGTGGTGAAGGGCCAGACATAGATATCAACACACCTGATGTGAACCTCAAAGGTCCTAAAGGTGGTTTAGAAATGCCAGATGTTGATTTAGGCAGCCCATCAGCAAAATTCAAAACCCCACACTTTAAAATGCCTGATTTGGGGCTTTCTGCTCCAAAGTTAGATGGCCCTAATTTTGATATCAAGTCACCTGACCTAGATATCTCTGGTCCTAAGCTCAGTGGTGGAGTAAGTCCACCAGACCTGCACATGCCCAAGGCTGACCTCAGAACCCCCAATCTAGACCTCAATGCCCCAAATGTCAATTTAGACATGCCATCAGGTAAACTGAAAACGCCAACACTGAAAAAGCCAAAGGCAGAGCTCAGTGCCCCAGATTTGGATATTGATGCTCCCTCGGGCAAACTCAGAATGCCCGAATTTAACCTTTCAGGCAAGTTGCCCAAAGGACCAGATTTTGACATGAACACTGATCTGAAAGCACCAGATTTGAGTCTGAAAGCTCCAAAGTTCAAGGGTGGAATTGATGCACCTGACCTGGACTTACCAAATGTGGACCTTAAAGCTCCCAAGTTAGATATAAATACTCCAGATGTGAACATTGGATCCcccaaaacaaaatttaagatGCCCAAACTGAAGATGCCTAAATTTAGCTTCCCAAGCCTAAAAGGGCCTGACATTGATGGCAGCTTAGATCGGCCAGACTTGGATATCAACACACCTGATGTCAACCTAAAAGGTCCTAAAGGTGGTTTAGAAATGCCAGATGTTGATTTAGGCAGCCCATCAGCAAAATTCAAAACCCCAAACTTGAAAATGCCAGATTGGGGACTTTCTGCTCCAAAGCTGGATGGCCCTAACTTTGACATCAAGTCACCTGACCTAGATATCTCTGGTCCTAAGCTCAGTGGTGGAATAAGTCCACCAGACCTGCACATGCCCAAGGCTGACATCAGAACCCCCAATCTAGACCTCAGTGCCCCAAATGTCAATTTAGACATGCCGTCAGGTAAACTGAAAAAACCAAAGGCAGAGCTCAGTGCCCCAGATCTGGATATTGATGCTCCCTCGGGCAAACTCAAAATGCCCGAATTTAACCTTTCAGGCAAGTTGCCCAAAGGACCAGATTTTGACATGAACACCGATCTGAAAGCACCAGATTTGAGTCTGAAAGCTCCAAAGTTCAAGGGTGGAATTGATGCCCCTGACCTGGACTTACCAAATGTGGACCTTAAAGCTCCCAAGTTAGATATAAATACTCCAGATGTGAACATTGGATCCcccaaaacaaaatttaagatGCCCAAACTGAAGATGCCTAAATTTAGCCTCCCAAGCCTAAAAGGGCCTGACATTGATGGCAGCTTAGATCGGCCAGACTTGGATATCAACACACCTGATGTCAACCTAAAAGGTCCTAAAGGTGGTTTAGAAATGCCAGATGTTGATTTAGGCAGCCCATCAGCAAAATTCAAAACCCCAAACTTGAAAATGCCAGATTGGGGACTTTCTGCTCCAAAGCTGGATGGCCCTAACTTTGACATCAAGTCACCTGATCTAGATATCTCTGGTCCTAAGCTCAGTGGTGGAATAAGTCCACCAGACCTGCACATGCCCAAAGCTGACCTCAGAACCCCCAAACTAGACCTCAACGCCCCAGATGTCAATTTAGACATGCTGTCAGGTAAACTGAAAATGCCAACACTGAAAAAGCCAAAGGCAGAGCTCAGTGCCCCAGATTTGGATATTGATGCTCCCTCGGGCAAACTCAGAATGCCCGAATTTAACCTTTCAGGCAAGTTGCCCAAAGGACCAGATTTTGACATGAACACTGATCTGAAAGCACCAGATTTGAGTCTGAAAGCTCCAAAGTTCAAGGGTGGAATTGATGCACCTGACCTGGACTTACCAAATGTGGACCTTAAAGCTCCCAAGTTAGATATAAATACTCCAGATGTGAACATTGGATCCcccaaaacaaaatttaagatGCCCAAACTGAAGATGCCTAAATTTAGCCTCCCAAGCCTAAAAGGGCCTGACATTGATGGCAGCTTAGATCGGCCAGACTTGGATATCAACACACCTGATGTCAACCTAAAAGGTCCTAAAGGTGGTTTAGAAATGCCAGATGTTGATTTAGGCAGCCCATCAGCAAAATTCAAAACCCCAAACTTGAAAATGCCAGATTGGGGACTTTCTGCTCCAAAGCTGGATGGCCCTAACTTTGACATCAAGTCACCTGATCTAGATATCTCTGGTCCTAAGCTCAGTGGTGGAATAAGTCCACCAGACCTGCACATGCCCAAAGCTGACCTCAGAACCCCCAAACTAGACCTCAACGCCCCAGATGTCAATTTAGACATGCTGTCAGGTAAACTGAAAATGCCAACACTGAAAAAGCCAAAGGCAGAGCTCAGTGCCCCAGATTTGGATATTGATGCTCCCTCGGGCAAACTCAGAATGCCCGAATTTAACCTTTCAGGCAAGTTGCCCAAAGGACCAGATTTTGACATGAGCACCGGTCTGAAAGCACCAGATTTGAGTCTGAAAGCTCCAAAGTTCAAGGGTGGAATTGATGCCCCTGATCTGGACTTACCAAATGTGGACCTTAAAGCTCCCAAGTTAGATATAAACACTCCAGATGTGAACATTGGATCTcccaaaacaaaatttaaaatgccCAAACTGAAGATGCCCAAGATTAGCCTCCCAAGCCGAAAAGGACCCGACATTGATGGCCCAGACATAGATATCAATGCACCCGATGTCAACCTCAAGGGCTCCAAAGCTGGTTTTGAAATGCCTGATGTTAATTTTGGCAGCCCATCGGGAAAATTCAAAAAgccaaatctgaaaatgcctGAAGTGGGTTTTTCTAGTCCAAAGTTAGATGGCCCTAACTTTGACGTCAAGACACCTGACCTCGATGCTACAATGCCAAAATTGAACATAAATACAGATCTGAAAACACCTGATTTAAACCTCAAAGCTCCAAAGTTGAAGAGTGGGATTAACGCCCCAGACATAGATTTACCAAACATGAACCTCACATCTCCCAAAGTAAATATGAATACCCCAGATATGAACATTGATTCACCTAACACAAAGTTCAAAATGCCCAAAGTGAAGATGCCTAAAATTGATATGTCCATCCCAAAAGGCCCCAGTGTTGATATAGATGGTGACCTCCAGGGGCCTGACCTAAATGTCCCAAATATTGATGTTGACAGGCCAAAGGGAAAAATCAGTATGCCAAATTTGAATATGCCTGATCTAAGTCTTTCTGGACCCAAAGCAAAAACACCACACGTAAATCTTTCAGCCCCTAAGCTAAAAGGTCCTGGGATAAACTTGCCAGATTTGGATTTGCCTGATGCCAATTTCAAAAGTCCAAAACTAGACCTAAATGCTCCAGATGTCAGGTTGCCATCAGGTAAACTCAGAGCACCAACACTTGAGAGACCAAAGGCTGGGATCAGTGTCCCTGATATTGACATCAACACTCCATCTACTCAGATGAAGATGCCCAAAATGTCTAAATTTGGGCTCTCGGGTTCACTACCAAAAGGTGAAATTGATACACCCGACTTGAACATCAAAGCGCCAAATCTAAGGGGTTCCCTAGATTCTCCAGACCTACCAGCAGTTGATCTGGGAGCCCCTAAATTTGATGTGGATGTACCAGATGTGGACATTGGTTCTCCATCAGGGAAATTCAAAATGCCTCAAATGCCAAAATTTGGGTCTCCCAGTCTGAAAGGTCCCAAGCTTGGAATAAATGGCAACATAGAGGGACCAGATGTGAACTTTACAGCTCCTAAAGCAAATGCAGGAATTAGAGGTCCAGACATTGACATGAATGTCCCCTCGGGAAAAATCCAAGGTCCCCAAACTGATCTTGATTTGCCAGACAGAAAATTCAAACTTCCCTCCCTTAAGTTACCACAGTTTGGAAGCCCAGATGTTAATATGACAGGGTCTGATATTGACTTTGGTGCACCCCTGAGAGCAGCAAATCTGGATATCTCCCCTCCAAATGCAAAAGTGAATATGAAAACACCAGATTTAAATGGAAATATCGCAGGTCCAAAGGTCACTTCTACAAATATTGACCTCGGCATGCCCAAAGTGGATATGCAGAGCCCACAACTGAATCTCAAAGCTCCGGAGCTTGACATTGACGCTCTCTCACAGTACAGTTACAAAGGTCTTCCCCATAAGAATCGTTTATCAGATGTCACAGGTATGAAAACACCTGTCTTGGACATTGATGCTAATGTCAAATTGCGTCCAACTGACAGAAAGTCAGCAAAGACCAAAGCAAGGTCCAGCTTCCCTCTGGTGGATTCTGATTCACCAAAGTTAGATCTCCGTGGTCTTGATCTCACCCGTGCAGATCTGAACATAGATGATTTCACGGGAAAGGATCACATTCTAAGAGCCAGAGGTTCAAAAATAgatgtcagagcagcagaaatACCAAGCGTCCACGGTGAGGCAAATCTGAAAGCACCAATCCCCAAATTCTCAGCACCAGATCATTTTGGCCAGAGCTCCGGGATCTCCACATCAGGTCTCAACATTGACCTCAGGGACCACAAACGTCACAGAAAAATCCCATCTGGTGACGGCACAAATTCAAAGCCCGACATGGCCAGGCAGTCTGCTGATCTGCGTTTGCCAGATTTTTCCCAGCATTCAAAACCAAATGCGTAtgacagtgcagatggacactATGTCACTGTTTTCCCCAAAGACATCCAAAATGGAGAAAACCGCAAGTACAACACCCTGGGGATAACAGACTTCAGTTCACCAAACATTGACCTTGAAGTTCCAGATGAAAATTACCTGAAGGGGTCCACATACTTCTTTTCCAACCTTGTATAA